CCATCcccaaaaatcatacaaattgaatatatcacaaaataatttaactgcACATAATCTGTTTGATAAGAATTAGTGAAAAACACATCGAGTAGActtccaggaaagagaggtgcgtcacaatggacaacttaagtaccaagtctttccttagccaaagtgttcctcaacgtGTTATTAGCAAATTTCTTATTCCcagattcaaaacaacaacatataatattatcaaagaaattcaaaagcacgtaggtttttcattaacagtaactgcacaaaatttcaagacataaatagtaaaaaaaatatataaatattttataatataaaaacttagaaaggttagctccccttacctcttctCCAGACTTAGTTTCCTACTCAGAAGTTGTTCTCCGAAAATCCTTCAGAACCTCTACTCTCTTTGCAACTAAAATTTCTTCCtaattctttccttctctcctttctctctttctctcttatttttcctctttcttatgCATAATCCTTCTCCCCCTCCCTTGGCTATttatagcaaaaaaaaatttactattcaagttttttttaatattattgtattaaaaaataatattttaatcatccaTCACCCAATCTTCTTATCTCCTTCTTCAATGCCTCGTAGGATGCCTTATCCATTGGGCactattcacattttttttaatttattttattttatttcattatttatttatttatttattttacaaaatcttctaaaataagttctcaaaattttgaacccttccttatgaaattattataatttctatcataaattttaatttttctaattatattttctatttattaaaatcacTACTACTATtaataatgctaaaatttattactatttattaaaatagatatttttcatgGTTTTTACATTAAGCAAGAGAGCTCCGGAGTTGCTCAGCAAGAATAATCATTGAGGGACTGGTTCAGGTTTTGttttactctttcattctttgttCTTAATTGATTTGAGTTATGCCTTGGTTTCTTGTGGATGATGTAGGATTATGTAtttgtttatatgattattaaaGTTAGGTATTGGATTCAAAGTGTATGAATGTGGTTTTAAAGTATGGTTTCAATGTTATGTAAGCAAGTTCCAAAGTTGAATCTCTTCATGAGGTTCATGTATGTTTAAATGAATGCAGGGAGCTCAGTCTTGCAGGTTATCTGAACtataatggtctttcattctcaattagagagGATTGACACATGTGGTGAAGAGTAGCAGAAGGTCTCAGTCTTGAGGGCTTCTAGTATGCTCAAGGCgtggaacagactaaccttgtgagtgtgatAGGCTGAAACCCGTTGACAATGGCTTTACAAAGCAGTAGatgccaccacaagtgcataactcgCCAGCTTAACAATCATTCCAAGTCTGGGCAGTCAAATCCAAGTCTTAACATGTTTAGGATGTTTGAGTTGATTGTTATATGTGTATGCTTTATCGTGTTTGATGTATTATAGTATTGCTtgaatctttttatatttagtttaccCTTTTGTTTGTGCTTGTTTGTATCTTATTGCGTTCtttcctttgcaatgatcattttGTGGGTGTGAGGAGAGGAAGATGAGGTTTTCCTGGAATAGACACTTGATGGGGGGATGCTGCAATATAGTTTTCTTTAGATTAGTATTGTATATAGATTTTTTAGACCGtttgtatataaagttaaaaaatttctaGTTGTTTATTTTGGATAATTGTAAGTTGatactttatattatagtttataacTGATTTACAATATTAAACATGTGATGACTATTATATAGTTAAACGTTATATCTTAAGATGTTATTGTAAGATTGGAGAGACTCTCTATAttgatttcaaataaatatttatttcacttttttttttaaattgggcTCAGTTGAttctcttaaatatatatttgttactattgataaaaaaaaaataattattgaagttagtgaaaaaaatgtgttttcattGATTGGAGAATATGTTCGATAAGATGTGTTTTCTATTATGATGAATTTCTTATGTTTTTGGACGGTGGATACATTCAGAttccttttccttttatgtATTTCATGTTTCACATTTATTGcattatttctttatcttttagtatagtataaataaaaattggcacaaaattttttcttatacagtcatataaataaaatatactcttttggtatacatttttttttcttacttttatttttaataaatatataattctgaaattaaaataaccattttatcaattatatttttaagaaatattttttaatttaatcattcttttaatttgatcatttttaaaatttaattattttttcaaattaaaataattattacatacaaaataaatgaaaactatttaaaaataaattttaggtcTAATATaatcttacaaaattatttaagatttacgacatatttattgtaaaattaaatttatatttatttatatattgtaaatttaatttatttttaatgaatacttcataaaaattatttacaataacattatgaaaattatatatatatatatatatatatatatatatatatatatatttaattttattattattctattaatttttattatgataagaaagaaaatatatttattttccccAGTAAGATTTGTAAAAGAGTTTGGCTCtacctatttaaaatttaagaaacacgaaatatattcttattttttcttattatttaatttattgatagtgatgtaaaattaaaaataaataaaactaagaagCTTTATTATAAGTAGATATAACACTCCATTCCCTTCCTTTGTCCATTAACAAAACCCGCACCAAGTTCTAACCCTATTCTCTCCAACCTTCTACCATGGACTCAAAACCAAAGAGAACCCTAGACCTCACTGTTCTATCGGTGGAGGACCTCCACCCTAACTGGAGGCACGCCGCTCAGAGCCTCTACGTGGTGGTGCGAGCAGACTCCATCGCCAGCTACGCAACCGGCACGGCCACGGTAGAAACCACTAGCGATGGCAGCGGCAACCCGTCATGGAACGAGAAACTAGAGGTGGACGTGCCGGCGCAGGCGAGGTCCGTCACGCTGACAGTGAAGTGCAGGAACGCGCCGAGCATGAAGGACGTTGGGATAGCCAGGATAGCCATAGCCGAGTTGCTCAGCGCCGCGGCAGCTGCAGCGGCGGCGGAGCAGAACCTGCAGATTCTGAGTTACGGGCTGAGGGATTGGGAAGGGAGACGCAGTGGGGTGATTAAGTTCTATGTTAGGGTTAGGGAACGGGATATGCTAAGTTCTTTTTCTGGCAACGTTGTTGGAAATGGTTTAATGTATGACTGATTTAAGAAATGCTGAACCTAACATTCTCAACTGATTAAGCcactcaaattatttatataaataaataattaacttataataCTAAAATCGATTCATTCAACTAAATATCAGAATTTATTCTATAGTTGCAGATCGATTACGTTTCTGTGTAGAAAAAATTCCTGACAGCAAGTTATGACCTGTAACTAGAGAACAGGAAGAGAATTTAAACTAACTATCCTTTTAAGCGTTAAATATACAATACTTTCATCTAATCTAAAAGTAAggaaaaaatcaatttaaatgtaTCTtcgtttttcaatttttttctcttttaagaacaaaattatgAGAATGTTTTAGACTCTAAAAAGaa
The DNA window shown above is from Vigna radiata var. radiata cultivar VC1973A unplaced genomic scaffold, Vradiata_ver6 scaffold_122, whole genome shotgun sequence and carries:
- the LOC106752982 gene encoding uncharacterized protein LOC106752982, which gives rise to MDSKPKRTLDLTVLSVEDLHPNWRHAAQSLYVVVRADSIASYATGTATVETTSDGSGNPSWNEKLEVDVPAQARSVTLTVKCRNAPSMKDVGIARIAIAELLSAAAAAAAAEQNLQILSYGLRDWEGRRSGVIKFYVRVRERDMLSSFSGNVVGNGLMYD